From Xyrauchen texanus isolate HMW12.3.18 chromosome 12, RBS_HiC_50CHRs, whole genome shotgun sequence, one genomic window encodes:
- the LOC127652511 gene encoding polyserase-2-like, translated as MFRKLSLVFVVTLLTKGCECQLSVCGRAPLNTRIVGGQNAPDGAWPWQASLHNVHGHFCGGSLINQEWILTAAHCFPGNPDPSAFTVYLGRESQEQSNLNEVSRSVSQVITHPQYDEYTHDNDMALLQLSSPVNFTAYIKPVCLAAEGSTFNNGSDMWVTGWGDISSSVSLPSPQNLQDVRVPVVGNRQCDCLYRNAQITDNMMCAGLLEGGKDSCQGDSGGPMVIKQGSVWIQAGVVSWGYGCALPQYPGVYARVSNYQSWISGYTTTNEAGFISFTSSFPEEDENVTCSTPAILCGRKRDSSTNVWPWMASLKFYGENACMGTLVSPNFVMTTASCFSRSMNQYAWTVVLGFDPWDCSNSLEVSVGVANIIYDFSAGNSVALVELASSPELSDYINIVAVDMYNLPFGPGTQCMVVGWNSGDGTSVPFLQEFQTSIVECGPLIDPSLHICTEPFDVQQDDEGSPLLCKMSGTWFQIGSLALDRSNYFFNDMIINPDSNTMAGFPKVFIRTTPLSSFLSNTLYNVPSIFDGAESFSPLSLTCILLLSLQALLQAFY; from the exons ATGTTCAGGAAACTGAGTTTGGTCTTTGTGGTCACTCTCCTAACCAAAG GGTGTGAATGCCAACTGAGTG TGTGTGGTAGAGCCCCTCTCAACACAAGGATAGTGGGGGGACAGAATGCCCCTGATGGTGCGTGGCCATGGCAGGCAAGTCTTCATAATGTCCATGGTCATTTCTGCGGTGGATCCCTTATTAACCAAGAATGGATTCTGACAGCAGCTCACTGCTTTCCAGG TAACCCTGATCCTTCAGCCTTTACGGTGTATCTGGGCCGAGAGAGTCAGGAACAATCCAATCTAAACGAGGTGTCCAGATCTGTCTCTCAAGTCATAACGCATCCACAATATGATGAATACACTCATGACAATGATATGGCTCTGCTTCAACTCTCCTCACCTGTGAATTTCACTGCATACAtcaaaccagtctgtctggcAGCAGAGGGAAGCACATTCAATAATGGCTCTGACATGTGGGTTACAGGCTGGGGAGACATTAGTTCAAGTG TATCCCTTCCTTCACCTCAAAACTTGCAGGATGTGCGTGTGCCTGTAGTTGGTAACAGGCAGTGTGATTGCCTTTATAGAAATGCACAGATAACAGACAACATGATGTGCGCTGGACTGTTGGAGGGTGGAAAAGATTCATGCCAG GGTGACTCTGGAGGTCCAATGGTCATCAAACAGGGCTCTGTTTGGATTCAGGCTGGTGTTGTGAGTTGGGGTTATGGTTGTGCTTTGCCTCAGTACCCTGGTGTGTATGCCAGAGTTTCTAACTACCAGTCGTGGATCAGCGGGTACACCACAACAAATGAGGCTGGTTTCATCAGTTTTACCTCCAGCTTCCCTGAGGAGGATGAGAATGTGACCTGTAGCACACCAG CAATATTGTGTGGAAGAAAGCGTGACAGTTCTACAAATGTATGGCCATGGATGGCTAGTCTAAAGTTTTATGGTGAGAATGCATGCATGGGAACTTTGGTCTCTCCAAACTTTGTCATGACCACTGCTAGCTGCTTTTCAAG ATCCATGAATCAGTATGCATGGACAGTGGTCCTCGGGTTTGACCCATGGGACTGCTCCAACAGCCTGGAGGTGTCTGTTGGCGTGGCAAATATCATTTATGACTTTTCTGCAGGCAACAGTGTGGCACTTGTCGAACTGGCTAGTTCACCAGAACTCTCAGATTACATTAACATTGTAGCAGTTGACATGTATAATTTACCTTTTGGCCCTGGTACTCAATGTATGGTGGTTGGTTGGAACTCTGGAGATGGCACAT CTGTACCATTTCTTCAGGAATTTCAGACAAGCATTGTAGAATGTGGTCCTTTAATCGATCCTTCACTCCACATCTGCACAGAGCCTTTCGACGTACAGCAG GATGATGAAGGCAGTCCTCTGTTGTGTAAAATGAGTGGCACGTGGTTTCAGATTGGTTCCTTGGCTTTGGACCGcagtaattacttttttaatgacATGATCATCAACCCGGATTCCAACACCATGGCTGGCTTTCCAAAAGTCTTCATCAGAACCACTCCCCTCAGCTCCTTCCTGAGTAACACTCTCTACAACGTTCCATCCATTTTCGATGGGGCAGAGTcattctcacctctctctctcacctgcaTCCTTCTACTCTCTCTCCAAGCACTCCTCCAAGCTTTTTATTGA